From Sphingomonas bisphenolicum, one genomic window encodes:
- a CDS encoding OmpH family outer membrane protein, with product MKTIFKAAALVFAPMTAIALTAVPAVAQTKQGLAVVDLEEAVAKSAAFTTAISQMQTTYKPQIDALNVRRTAIETDLKTKGDALQAALKAAGNKPTPAIETQYQQYQQAQQNGQAELQRMGQPIGLARAYVEEQIVAKLDDALKAATAKTKSEIVFKKAATESFGAGADITPAVITELNALVPSASITPPAGWQPGGRQGQPAAAAPAPATPAQAPKSR from the coding sequence ATGAAGACGATTTTCAAGGCCGCGGCGCTCGTTTTCGCGCCCATGACCGCTATTGCGCTGACTGCCGTTCCGGCCGTCGCCCAGACCAAGCAGGGTCTGGCCGTGGTCGACCTGGAGGAAGCCGTCGCCAAGAGCGCGGCCTTCACTACGGCGATCAGCCAGATGCAGACCACCTACAAGCCGCAGATCGACGCGCTGAACGTGCGCCGCACCGCGATCGAAACCGATCTCAAGACCAAGGGCGACGCGCTGCAGGCTGCTTTGAAGGCCGCCGGCAACAAGCCGACCCCGGCGATTGAGACCCAGTATCAGCAATATCAGCAGGCACAGCAGAACGGCCAGGCCGAATTGCAGCGCATGGGCCAGCCGATCGGCCTGGCGCGCGCCTATGTCGAGGAACAGATCGTCGCCAAGCTGGACGACGCGCTGAAGGCCGCGACGGCGAAGACCAAGTCGGAAATCGTGTTCAAGAAGGCGGCGACCGAAAGCTTCGGCGCTGGCGCGGACATCACCCCCGCGGTCATCACCGAGCTGAACGCGCTGGTCCCCAGCGCTTCGATCACCCCGCCGGCCGGCTGGCAGCCCGGTGGCCGTCAGGGTCAGCCGGCAGCCGCCGCGCCCGCCCCGGCGACCCCGGCGCAGGCGCCCAAGTCGCGCTGA